GCACCAGGCGTCCCTTCCCACGTCCCATAGCTTTCTGTGACAGGTAGTAGATCTGAAGGATGGGTATGGCTCCCAGGCTGACAAGGCTCTCTCCAGGGGGGCCACATAGCTCAAGGGGCAGGTACATTCTGGAGTCCTCTGTTGTAGTTATGTGTACTTGATGATTTGCTTCCTGAAGAGTCTTGCTTTTGCCAACAGGCACCTCACTCTCAGGTTAAGATGGCAGGAAGGAGAGTCAGTGTGCTCTTAGGAGCTGCTGCTTAGGTGCCTGATCCTGTCCTTCCTGGTCTGCCAGGTAGTATGGGCATACTTTCATTGAACCTTGGGCCGTGTGGCAGCAGGCATTTGAGCAAATGCAAGCAGAAACTCCCATTAGGGCTCAGTGGTTTACAGCTTACTTCCCCTGTCAGAGGACCAGGCTTAGTAGACCTCTGCCTTCTCTTGAAAGGCAGCTGACCTTTTGAAGGCAAAGAGAGAGTTGTCTGTCTGAGCTAGACTGTTTGAAAGGGTCTCTGTTCCTGTGACTGAGACCCTGGTATAGATACCTTTGCCATAGGGCTGATGGGTTTCTGACATttgatactacaaaagaaaatcagtcTTGGTCCTTTGGGTGGTAGCTTTTATTCTGGTATTAGCGTGGCAGTTTTATCAgccccttttctttttatcttgttctccCAGGTGCCTGATACGGAGGACATCTGATATCCTTTCTAAATATCTGCCTGTGAAGATCGAGCAGGTGGTTTGTTGTAGGTACTAAACTCAACTGAGGGGTGTGGAGTGAGTGGGTAAAAGCTCAGTCCCTGAGGTATGGCTGGGCTCTCAGTGTGTCCTTAGAGGGCAGAAGTGTGGTCCAGCATTTCCTGCTGacccagctcctttttttttttctttttcaggctgACACCCCTTCAGACTGAATTATACAAGAGGTTTTTGAGACAGGCCAAGCCAGCAGAAGAGTTGTGTGAGGGCAAGATGAGtgtgtcttctctttcttccatcaCTTCACTAAAGAAACTATGTAATCGTGAGTTGGATCCGTGCGCCGGGGTCCTCTGTGAGAGTGAGCAAGGAAGGTAGTTCAACCACCTTCACTAAAACTTGTCCATAGTCCTCATAGAGGCCACATGTAATTCTATGCCTCCACAAGGCATGAGCTCATGTATTGTGTACTCTAAAGCAGACCTTTTGCTTTGGAAAATTTAGCTTATCCTTTGCCTAACCCATGCTTGATGCTTGGAATATATAGGACTGTGCGTGAgagtgtgtgcacacatacacatgcatataaaatattggacggggaaaaataacaaactttTCCCTGTCTGGTATAGCTCGCCTCTTGTTGGGAGAACACAGAACACACTAGTGAGCAAAATTGTCCACTCATGATCCCAGGTGGCACTGACTGCACACTGGGATTTGGAAACAAGCAAATCTGTTGCTGAGGAAGGTCTGGGTAGGCTTCTAGAGGGCGTTCTAATGAGCACTGAAGTGGAAACTTCGGAAGGCAATGTAGCTGGCATTTTGGAGTTTTTTTCAGATCCAGCTCTAATCTATGACAAGTGTGTGGAGGAAGAGGATGGCTTTGAAGGTACCTTGGACATATTTCCCCCTGGGTATAGCTCCAAGGCTCTAGAGCCTCAGCTGTCAGGTGAGTCCTTTCCTACCAGTCTTTGGGCTCCTCTGGGAAGAGGGGTGGGAGGTTGTCTCTTTGTGCTAGATCTATTCTGTCTCACGGCAGGATATCAAGAGTAAGAATCCTGGGCCATTGGGATGGCCTATTGGGTGCTGATGGTTGTTGATCTCCCCAGGTAAGATGCTGGTCCTTGATTACATTCTGGCGGTGACCAGAAGTCGCAGCAGTGACAAAGTAGTGCTGGTGTCCAATTACACTCAGACATTGGACCTCTTTGAGAAACTCTGCCGGGCCCGAAGGTAGGGAAGAGCTGTCAAAGGGGTACCTCTCCTACTGTACCCCTAGGAAAAGTAGGTGTTCTGATTGGTGGATACAGACCAAGATGTGGATGCAGGAGGGACTTTCCAGAAGATGTCTGTTCCTTTATTGCTGCAATGGCCATAACTCCATCTCCAAGCAGAATAGTCCTTTGTCCTTCCCATACTCCACAGGACAGTCCTAGCCCTTAgctccctgccactccctttgGGAGTTTAGGGTTTCAGGCTGTATATGAACAGCCTTCAAGCATGGTTAGTTCAGTCCCTTCAGTAGCTCTGGCTCCAAGGGGGCTGTGCTTCCTTCATGATTTGATCTTTGGATTCCCCTTCAGGTACTTATATGTTCGCCTGGATGGCACAATGTCCATTAAGAAGCGAGCCAAGGTTGTAGACCGCTTCAACAATCCGTCCGTAAGTGCACAGCTCCTGTCCCCACACCACTAATGCAATAACATCAGAACTAAGGGTTGACAGAGAATCTACAAAGGGGCTCTGCTTTAGGTctctcttgacattttttttctggtgggtGTGGTAGGGTTAGGCTGATTGGTTGGTGATGGCTGTACTGGGAACTGACCTTGTGGGCTGGTAAACTGGCTGGTAGGTAGGCAAACTGGTGGTCCTCACAATTGGTCTGCACATGAGAGAACAGTTGGCTGGGCTGAGCAAGATTCTTAGTTTGGGCTGTAAGtggttctttttctccttcttctctttccagAGTCCTGACTTTGTCTTCATGCTGAGCAGCAAGGCTGGGGGCTGTGGCCTCAATCTCATTGGGGCTAACCGACTGGTCATGTTTGACCCTGACTGGAACCCAGCCAATGATGAACAAGCCATGGCCCGGGTCTGGCGTGATGGTCAAAAGAAGACTTGCTATATCTATCGCCTGCTCTCTGTAAGGATGGTGATAATGGTCAGCGTAGGTGTGGGTCGTGGAATAAGACTTTCAGGACCACCTTGGGTTGTTTCTTATTGCCTCTCTTTGGCCCCTCTGCCCGTAACAGTGGCCAGGCTATGGGCTTAGCCTGGagctctttattcttcttttctctccctctctcaccacCCTGTTCCTCAGATCCTTCTTACTATGCCCTCTGGATGCCTGTGCAGTAGTTAACAAACTCCCCTGTGGCCTCATCCTTTTCACAGGACACTTGCTTTCTCTTACACCTGATTTCTTCTGTACCACCTGCCTTGTAGTCTTCTCACACCCAGTGTCCCACGGGGCTAAGAAGTGGTATTGGCATTCTCCAAGTTCTCAGTGATCAGTCAGACCATCCATCCTATAGTACGTCTTTTGAAGCTTATGTTGTCTTGACTACCCTCTTTTCCTTGCTACAGTCATCTACCTTCTGCTGTTCACCTAATTCATCAACAACTTTGGATACCAGTtcagtcttcatttcttctccaaATCCAGCTATCATCCTGGCTGACTTCAAGGACCATGCAATTTTCCAGCACTCTGGCCTTCACGTTTCCTTGACTTCATCTCTGATGACCTCTTTAACtccccctcatttttttttttaactttattttttatttatttatttttggctgccttggatctttgttgctgcgtgcaggctttctctagttgtggcgagcgggggctactcttcgttgtgttgagcgggcttcttattgcagtggcttctcttgttgcggagcacgagctctaggcgtgtgggcttcagtagttgtggcacgcgggctcagtagtggctccggggctctagagcgcaggctcagtaattgtggtgcacgggcttagttgctccgcagcatgtgggatcttcccggaccaaggctcgaacccgtgtcccctgcattggcaggcagattcccaaccactgcaccaccagggaagtccctttttaaaaaaaaaaaaaaaaaaaaaaatttatttttggctgcattgggtcttcgttgttgggtcttcattgctgcttgcgggctttcctgtagttgctgtgagtggggccTGCTCTTTggtgtggtgcacaggcttattgcggtggcttctcttgtttcagagctcagctctaggcatgcggactcagtagttgtggctcgtgagctctagagtgcaggctcagtagctgtggagcacaggcttagttggttcgtggcatgtgggatcttcccggaccagggcgcaaacccatgtcccctgcattggcaggcggattcttaaccactgtgccaccagggaagtcctccccctCATttttttactctcattattcCAAAGGCCACAGTATGGAACTTGTAACAGTACCCAAACTACACAGTACCCAGAACTTTAATTAATACCTATCATTCTACTCTCATTTCCTGTCCTTCCAGCTTTCTCATACCTCCTATATCTGTTTCAACCTCATGTCCCTAGTTACCCCCGCCCCAGCTTCTCCCAGTCTGGCTTCCCTTTCTATTCAGCCTGATTCTCATCGTGCATCCTTTCAGCCACTCTTCCCCTAATACGTACTCCATGTGGATCCTTATAGCTGTTCTCAGCTTCAGCTTCTGCGCCAGATACAGCTTGCGTTTACAGATTGGCGCTACCACAGATTAATTGTCCATTTTGAGCGGGGCCATATCTCATTTCCTTCACCAGCTACTTCAAGCCTTCACCATTTTCCTCAAGCTTCCTACCTGGccctgtctttccttctttctggagaGACTTTGTCTTCTACTTCACAGAGAAAATGTAGGCTACCAAGCTTAAATTCTCTTGCCTAACTTCCTCTCTGTGTCAGTCTTTACACCTGCTCTTCCCTTCCATTCTCAAAGGAAAAtcatttccttcctctctgttcGAGGCTTATCATTCCAGCTCTGCTCTAGACCCTTTTCCTATCCTTTCCTTTCTTAGTTGATCAGTTTATCCTTTATTTCCCTGAAGTCTGTAAACATTGTCAAGTAGCTCTCACCTTAAAAACAAGTTTCTCAACCCTCTGTCCTATTGCAGTGACTACCTTGGGTTACTTTTCATTCACTGTCAGATTTTTCCAAAGCCTACAGATTTACTTCATCTCATCTCCTATTCACTTATCTCACCAGTTATGCCACTGAACCTGCTTTCGATGTATTGGCTTCCTAATTGCTAAAACAAGAGactcttgatttttcttctttgtatatcTGACACTGTTGGCTACAaatcttaaaattcttttctctttggaaactCCACTCTGGTTTTCCTACCGCTGTGATTATATGCACTCATTATATTGACAAGTCTCTAATTAACTTTTTAGCCCAGATCTCTTACCTGAGTTCTAGACCCATATTTCCATCACCTACTGTATATTTCTACTTAAATGTCTTACGAGTATCCCCTTCTGAATTTTGTCATTTAATGGCTCTGTTATCCACCCAACCCAAATCTGGATATCATCCTACTGGACCATTCTCTGTTTCCTAACCAGATTCTAATTATACCATTAATTTTACCTTCTCAAAATTTCCTTAATCTAACCTTCCTCTCCATCCCATACTAAAATCATAGTCATCTGACTCCCTAATTCTTTACCTTTGGTCTTATCATAACCCATTCTTCACAACTACTTCTGGAATGAGCTTTCCAAAAATTCTAACTTTGCTTTTCACTTCCAAGACAAGGCCAAGCTCTTTAGCCTGGCATCCAAGTTTCTCCAGTATGGGGCTTTCTCAGTCCCAGCTCTTACGTACTGTACTCCTACCATCCTCTAGACAGGCCAGGCTCCTCACAGTCCTCTAATAGGCCAGGCTTATTGATTTTGTTCTTATACGTGGAatgccttctctctttccttgtaAACCATCTATTCATTTTTCAAGATTCAGCTCAAGGATAATCCTTACTTTCAAGCTTTTCAACATTATTCCATTCCACCATCCCTCTTGTGGGTCCCTGGGTATCCTATACAGATTTCTATCATTGTACCAATTATATGTCTCTCTCTTCCGCAGTAGTCTATGAGTTTAAGAATAAGGATCATATTGGATTCTTCTTTGTATCGTGGcattagcacagggcctggcataggATACTCAAATGACATTTACTTGAGTGAGATTTGGACTTGGTATGGAGATTTGCTGCTGCAGACAAACCTCAGCCCACCCTGAAGAAATTTAGCGAGGCCCTGGAATCCTCCATTGGCACAGAAAATATCCTGGGTGGGCAGACATGCACAAGTCATATTCCCAAAAGATAGACTGGGAAAATGGGcttagatcaggggtccccaacccttgGGCCGGGGACTAGAactggtccacggcctgttaggaactgggctgcacagcaggaggtgagcagcaagtgagcaaagcttcatctgggGCTCCCCATTGCTCGTGTTAACCACCTGAgccattccccacccccccacccacccgtCACCAGTCTGtataaaaattgtcttccacgaaaccaccAGTCCCTAGTGCCACAAAGGTTGCAGACCGCTGGCTTAGATGAACAGAGTTATTGCTGCAAGACTCTTCTCATTCATCTCCCCTTCTCTTGGGTGGCTATAGTTTCAAACCCTGGGTTTTCCTGCCCCCTATGTTTGGAGGTGACTTAGCCCTGGCttccacccctaccccccacccccaggcaggaACCATTGAGGAGAAGATATTTCAGCGTCAGAGCCACAAGAAGGCACTGAGCAGCTGTGTGGTGGACGAGGAGCAGGATGTGGAGCGGCACTTCTCTCTAGGCGAGTTGAAGGAGCTGTTTACCCTGGATGAGGCTAGCCCCAGTGACACACATGACAGGTGGGTGGAGTGCCCTGCTGGCCATTACCTCTGAACACCCTACACAGCATGGAGATGGGATCTACAGTAACCGCAGCTCTGTCCTCTGCCTGCAGGTTGCGCTGCCACCGCTGTGTCAACAACCACCAGGTCTGGCCACCCCCTGATGGTTCTGACTGCACTTCAGACCTGGCTCAGTGGAACCATAGCACTGATAAGCGGGGGCTCAAGGATGAGGTACTCCAGGCTGCCTGGGATGCTGCTTCCACTGCCATCACCTTCGTCTTCCACCAGCATTCCCATGAGGAGCAGCAGGGCCTCCACTGATAACAGCTGGTCTGGTGTGTAGCTGTTAGAGGAAGAAGTTGGGGAAAGGGGGCTCCCTGCCCCATAGGGCACTGTTGAATTTTGTTCTCTGAGAGAAAAATCATCAAGAAGGGCTGCATGATGTTTgcccaaaatttattttataagaaaaacttttttggttaaaaaaaagaaaggaataaaggtaTGAAAGGGACTGAGGCCTGGGAGCAGCATGGTGAGCCCAGTAGAGGAGAGGCCTGGTAGTAGGCACTCATACACTTCACTAAAGCCTGGGTAACTGCTTGAGGAGGGAAAGCAGGAAccctggggcagggaagggggtgggggctgTCCTCAGTGATTAATGACCACTGTGACCTCCTGGCCCAGGGTACTGAGTAAGGAGCCCAAAGGCTCTAAACCCAGTTGTGGGAATGCCTTTGCTGGGCCCCATCAAGGCGTCCAAGACCTCAGTGCAAGggcaaaaggaagaaggagaaaaaaggtgacagaaagagaaagatagaatTGGTAGTTGGGAGTTCTGGGCAGCCCATGCCTCAGCCCCTGCAAGCTGACGGTACTGAGTATGGGCCTGTGAGGCATGGGCCCATCACATGGTGCTGACATAATCTGCAAAGGCTTGGGATGAGTCCCACGAGTCGCTAACCACATGGCAGGTGGCGCGGAGCCGTCGGATGGCTTCCCTGGCTGTGACTGCATCCTGGTCCAGCCAGTTCTGGAAGAGGCGCAGGTGACCAAAGGCCCCACGGCCCCAGCGCTCCAGCCGCTTGGCAAACTCCAGAAGCCCATCTGGCTTGATGCAGTTGGAACTGGTAGGGGTGAGAAGGATTAGACACCCAGGAGTCAACTAATCCCTGGTCTGTGTCCCTGCAGCTCCATCCCTTGTCGTTGCCCTCCCTTCACCTTCCCCACACCCACATGTACCTGATATCCAGCTGACACAGAGAGGAGGATGAATCCTCTGAGAATACATCTGCCAGGGCCAGTAGGCCAGCATtccctggggagaaggggagaaatacTCATCACCTCTACCCAAGAACAGGGAACAAGGGTATCCCAACCCAGTTCTGGCTGGGAAGAAGCCGACTCCTAAAGCCCCAGCACAACTATATCCCAACCCCCGTCTTCCCAGTGGAGAGGTGTACGCCTTCACCCACTGAATTTCTAGGTCAAAGGACTggctccttccccctctccctcctcagggccctgcccccacccaggcGGTTCCCCGGCAGCCGGAGGCCCTTCAGTGTGGAGTTGCCCTTCATAGCAGCAACCATCTCAGGCAGAAATTGGGCCGGGCGCTTCTCAAACAGACGGCAGAAGGAGAAGGTAATCTCTGTCAAGAGAAAGTGGAATAAGTTCTGATGGCAGGATGAGAACTGGTGCTGCCTCTCCGGCCCAGGGCCTTAGCAAGGGGTATATAAGCATTTtacagagtcccagaaggagaaaataatttgtcCAAAACCCCAAGCAAGGCTGCAACTAAGTCAGTATTCAAACCAGAGATTGAGCCTACAGGGGAGGCTCTCTGCACAGACCTCCATACACTTCCTTCTATGCAGGGGTGGGCATTAGCTACAAGTCTATGAGGGGGCTCCTGGCAGCACATTTATCCCTTCCCACCACCATCATTTGTCAGCCACTGGAAGGTAAGAAAAACTTTCAGGTGAAGCACTCTCCAAGTGAGTAATTTCCCATGTTTAGTATAGGAAGAGTTGAGTAGGGGACCCTTTAGAAGGAAGGTGATGCGGCTTTTGTGATCATTTTATAGTTGACCTAAGGCCAAGAACAGAACAGTGGCTTGCTCCTTCAGTGAGACCGTGGCAGATCTGCAGTGAGGACCCACGAATGCCCC
The genomic region above belongs to Phocoena sinus isolate mPhoSin1 chromosome 1, mPhoSin1.pri, whole genome shotgun sequence and contains:
- the RAD54L gene encoding DNA repair and recombination protein RAD54-like isoform X3, with the protein product MADEMGLGKTLQCITLMWTLLRQSPECKPEIDKAVVVSPSSLVKNWYNEVGKWLGGRIQPLAIDGGSKDEIDQKLEGFMNQRGARVPSPILIISYETFRLHVGVLRRGSVGLVICDEGHRLKNSENQTYQALDSLNTSRRVLISGTPIQNDLLEYFSLVHFVNSGILGTAQEFKKHFELPILKGRDAAASEEDRHLGEERLRELISIVNRCLIRRTSDILSKYLPVKIEQVVCCRLTPLQTELYKRFLRQAKPAEELCEGKMSVSSLSSITSLKKLCNHPALIYDKCVEEEDGFEGTLDIFPPGYSSKALEPQLSGKMLVLDYILAVTRSRSSDKVVLVSNYTQTLDLFEKLCRARRYLYVRLDGTMSIKKRAKVVDRFNNPSSPDFVFMLSSKAGGCGLNLIGANRLVMFDPDWNPANDEQAMARVWRDGQKKTCYIYRLLSAGTIEEKIFQRQSHKKALSSCVVDEEQDVERHFSLGELKELFTLDEASPSDTHDRLRCHRCVNNHQVWPPPDGSDCTSDLAQWNHSTDKRGLKDEVLQAAWDAASTAITFVFHQHSHEEQQGLH